The window CCCAGCACTGTCAGCCCTGGGAGGGCGGATGCCCTGCAGGTGAACAAAGTGGGGCTCTTGTGGAGCAGATGAGAAGACAGTCCCAAAGCACGCTGGGTTTGCAAAGGAAGGAGTCTGGAGCCTGCAGCTTTTCAGcggaaaaaataaagtttgagTACCCAGGGAAAATACTGCTTGTGAGGCACTGATTCAAAGCTTGACAACTCCTCCTGCCCTCTGGCATTGGAGCTATCACCAGCCTCATGGCTGAGGTGATTACAGAGCAATACCCCCAGCTttgaggagctgctgccccccaacaaaacagatttctcCACACACCTCCCTGGGCCGTTTGTGTTTCACCAAGAGGGAAATTGAGGCAAAGCAAAGTTGCGCTGGGAGGCAGACCTTACTTTTGTCCATCTTGTCTGCCTGGAGGCTTTCAGAATCCAGCTACAACTAGTCCTGGACATGGTTGAGAAAAGGGGCAGAGGGCTTTGAGACAAACATAATGCTCCCCTGCCGTGCACACCCCAGCCCACCTCATTTGTGTCCCCAGGGgtgcagctgtgtgctcagaGGAATGAGTCATGGGTTAGGTAATGGGCAGAATGCAATTAGCAGCCCTGGGCATCAATTACCAGCTGTGCCAGCCTTGCATGAAACCCTTGTAAGGTCAACGAGAGCAACTTTTCTCCCTCCAGGGAGGGCAGGGGCCaagtggtgtgtgtgtgtcatgGCAGGTGGCCACCAGCCCTTCCCCATGCTGTCCCACGCAGAGCTGAGGCAGCTTGGGGTCACTTCTAGCTTTGGGCATGTTTGGGTTTGCCCTTGGTTGGGTAGaacctgctctgctgctcaaCACAATCCTTTGCACAAGGTGGTTTGGGTCACCCTGGCAGCCCCCAGCGGGCTCTTTTGGGGAACCTCCACCTGTGTCCCCCTTTCTTTCCCAGAAGACTTCCTGAGccagtgctgcaggatgctTGGGAGccacagtcatagaatggcttgagttggaagggaccttaaagcccatccagccccaaccagggctgtcacccaccaggtcaggctgcccatccaaccatccagcctggccttaagcacctccagggatggagcatccacagttCCTCTGAGTAACTTGTGCCAAAAGCCCCTGTACATCTGTCTGGGCCTACAGATGTGGCTGAAATACTTAGAGGTCATTTCTGGTTCAGGAGCAGGGGTGACCCTGATCCTGCCCTAACCTCCTTTTATAACCACCCAGAATCAGATGTGCAAGGGAGAAGGTCTTCGTCACGTGGCACAGCCAGGGAGCCATGCCTCACCCAGCTcccccctttttcttccttgtattattattatttttttgctgtgctCATACTCGATGCCCACAGCTTGCAGCTCCCTAAGGATGCGCTCTGATTTTTATGTGGAGCGCTGTCATCCCGCTGTTCCCATGCTTGCTCCTCCACTGAGTctggggtgggggtgggctcCAGCCCCATCCTGGGCTTGTTACCTCTCCGTGCCCCTCAGGTGCTTGCTGGAGTGGCCTAAAGGTGGCTCACCCAGAAGAGGTACGGGGCAGTCCATGGTGCTGACTGCAAACGCAGTGGTCCCTGCGCTGGGGTGGCAGGGGGCAGTAGGAAAGGTGTTTTCAAGAGAGTGGGCTGGCATTGTGGTCTGGGGAGGTGAGTGTCAGACATAGGTGCCAGGCACTAGTGAGATCCTGTTGACTTGAACCTGCATCCGTTCCCTATGCCCTTGTAGCATCGAAAGGCTGCACAGGGCTTGTGCCCTCCCATACAGCAGGGGCTGGGCTTTCCCGGGGGAAGAGGACAACCACTCAAGCAACAGGTTTGTCCTTCCCCATCAGCTGCTTGTCACCTAGGAGTGCTCTCAGCCAGGGGACCCGCCGCAGCAGATGAAGCCAATCCGCTTTCAGCCTGGGGGCTGCCCCCTTTCATCCTCCCCCCtccatcctcttcctcccccgGGGGCTGGCGCTCCGCCCCACGCCCGGAGGCGGGACCGGGGGCTGGCAGGGACCCAGCCACACAGAGGGAGCAGGTGGACGGCCAGGCAGCCCCTTtccacagccctgctccagccccATGTGTCTGCCCTGGAGACTATGGCTTGGTTACGCTGACTGCTGTCTTCTGAGGAACTGATGTCTTTGTCTGGACACCCCACCAATGGCTCTGATCTCCTCTCCTGACCCTTCTGCCTCCATCGCAGGACTCCCACCCTCACGACCAGGAGCGGGAACGCTTGCTGTCCCTttgacagcctgtgccagccaCCCACCAGTCACTTCGGAGTATTTTCCCATCACGTATCCCCATCTTGCTGGATGATTAGCACCCTTGGTCTGTGGAAATTCCCGTTGCTTCATCTGTTGCTTTATCTTGCTGGTCTTCATCTATCCAAGTCCTTAGCCACATCCTACTCATACTTTGCTCTCAGTTCATCTCACCCTTCTAAAGGCTtaaagaagagcagagagatTCACATGGAGGTACGGGCTGGCTGAAGCTGTTCTTACCTGGGCTATCTGGGAGCCATGGGCCGCAGGCTCATACGGGGTCTCTCCGGAGCTGCAGTCTTTCTGGTCAGTGTGACTCTCCTCTCTGTACGGCACCGTGGGGCTCAGGAAACCTCAGGGTACCCAGGGCTCAGGGAGCGGATGCTGGAGAATCCAGAGCGACGAACACACGAGGGCCCAGAGGATTCCAAGGAAGGTGGTGGCACTGGGCAGAGGGACCTGCAAGTCCATTCTCTGGACAAATACAAGACTGAAGGGAACCTGACTCTTGGGGATGTTTTTGTAGCTGTGAAGACCACCAAGAGATTTCACCAGAGCAGGATGGAGCTGCTCCTGGACACATGGATATCCCGGGCAAGAGAGCAGGTGAGCATGTGGATTTGGGCTACAGAGAGTGTACATGGCAAGGGGAGCCAATGGGGAGGGACAAAGCCAACAAAAGGGGAGACTGGGCactgtgtttctttcctttgcctcATTTTCCTTAATTCTGCTCTCTGTTCACACTGAAAGGTGGACACTACCCTGTGAAATGTTGCACTGATAGCTGTTTCATGGGGCGGGTGGTCAGAGAGGCTGAAGAGCTTCCACTGGTGCTTAGCTGTGGTGGTCAGAGAGGCTGAAGTGTGCTCTTCCCATGAAGACTGGGACatagggtctgatttttgggtggtaATGTGTGAAGTGAGGAATTGGACTCGATCCTGATGGGTCCATTTTGACTtgagatattctgtgattccatgagtGCTCTTAGCAATCATCACCATTGCCTAACCTAACCCCAATGCCTTTGGCTTGAGATGGAGGAGATTTTTTCATTATATCTAACGACTAACACCACAGACTGCCCTGGACACCTGAGATGGGCAGAACAGACCTTCCACAACCTGTCTGAAAGGGTGGCTTCCCACCTCCTCATACCATGAGTTTGCAGGgtatggagctgtgctgctctgcagggtggCTTTGTGGTGGGCAGAATTTCTCTTCCTTGCTTCTCCCCCCTCACAAAGTTGCTcctcaagaacaaaaaaatcccgTGGCTGTCcccaaagggtttttttttttttttttttccttttgcctctGCCTGCATGCAACAAGATGACTTCAGGCCTATGTGCGGAAGGGAGGCGGGGGTGGAGGTTTTGGGTAGGAGAGCGCTTGAAGCAGTGCAGGGTTTTCTGGGTAAGGGTGGTTTTCCACtttctggtgctgctgtggTAGTCACAGGAAATCATGTCCTATTTCGGGCACACTTCCTCTCCTGTCTGTGCGACCGTCCTAGGCATCTGAGAGACCCTGCTTCCTCCTCCACATGCACTTCTCCTCTCAGCCCAGCAGTCCTTTGGAGAAACCAAACAGCTCCATGGGCACATGCTTTCATTAAACACTTCCAACTGAGCTTTTGGAGTGGGCTTGCACGCAGCAGCTCAACTTTCCCTTCTCGTGCAACTGACAGGCAGATGTCTGACTGTCCCGCAgatgataggatgagaggtgatggccttatGTTGCactaggggaggttcaggttggatttcaggaaaaatttcatctcagaaagatcagtgctgcagtggcacagactgcccaggaaggtggtggagtcactgaccctgtaggtgttccagagccgtgtggatgtggcactgaggacgtggtcagtgagcatggtggggatgggctggcagttggaccaagtgatcttagaggtcttttctaaccttcatgactctgtgattctatgattctatgacaggaTTTAGACAGCGTCTCCCCACATTCACCACATCATCTCTTTTTGGCAGACAAGTGATGGTCCAACCTGAGAAGAGGCAGTgaattttctgtgctgctgcccacctATAGGAAAACTTCATTTGTAGGAGAATAGGAAGGAAGGGATCAAATGGGAGAGTCAGtcatttttaaacagtgtttttttgttgctatCATATTTTGTTACAGGGTCAGCActttcctccccccaccccctcaattttccatgtttttcttctgctttttgtacTTAATGGCCTTGAGGGcaggggagggatggagaggcaaagagaaatacatgaatgtcaacaacaacaaaaaaatatagcCAGTGTGGAAATTTTGTCAGCTGGCCATGATCCTGATGCCAAGCCTGGCTTTAGAGCTGGTTCCTGCATAGTGCCCTCCCGGAGGAAGTAACCTAGACCTCAAAGGACAGGCTTAGGTGACTGCAACAGGAGGCAAGGCCAGCTGTGATCTTTTATGGTTAGGAGAGATTGTGCAGGAGCCAAATTATCAAGGAAAAGtcttttaattagaaaaagCTTCATCGAAGCACAAGTGTTTTGATGACTGTCTAGGCTGAACAGCAGCTTGAGGTTGCTGGCACCATTGGCCTCTTCACATTTTGATGGAGATAAGTCTAGTTTTCTGGtctgaaacagcattttgtttggTAATATAAACAAATTCCAGCACCCCTCCTTTCAGCAACCTAAACATCCAACTGATGGCAATGAAAACTTGGAATGACCCACCCTGAAATGTTTTTTCACCCTTTCAGTGTTGTGAACACACTGTAGACTTTGAATCTCTTCTCTGGGCAGGGGACCAGTTTCCTGCCCAGCTGTACTATTACCCCTGTTGATGTGTTTGCATTTTGGAGGCTGTTTTTTCCTGGGGAAGGAATACTCTGGGAGCTTGGGAGATTAATGTGGACCTGGACTGTCAGATTCCACATATTTATtccctttttcttgtttttcttgcttggGCCACTTTCCCAATGTGGGCTGAGGAAGCCTCATGTTAACCCATCACATGGGCACTTAAGTTCACGGAGAGCTGCCAGGTCAACCCATTGGACACCAGTGGCTCCATAGCACTGCTAGCACCCATCAAACACATCTTCCTCCCACTTCTCTGCTCCAGAACTGAAGGATGTCTTCCAGCCTGCTCCTGGTGTGATTTCTGTCAACCCCTGGCAGGAGAAACGGTGTTGGAGAAGATGAGGTGTAGAAGGCGAGTGGGAAGCTGCGCTAGAATGGCAGCTCCATGGGCCCATTGGTCACCTTCCAGAGAAGGTGGCCATGAGCCTTGGGTTCCTAGAGGAGTATGCCAGGTGTCTGCAAGTAAACATTCCCCTTTGCATCTAGGGGAATGTGAGTGCTTCAGAGTATTTccataaatagaaagaaagatagGCAATGAGATATGAAGTTTATTAGGCACATGATTTCTGGTTGGTTTTGTAACTGTAAGCAAGTCATTTCTagagatgtttctgtttttttgaaCATGTCAGAAAGTTTCAGTGGTTTCAGAATAGTTTTCTTAAGATGAAATGTTTGTTATACTGGAAATTTCTGCCTTTGGATGTGCTGGCAAGGGGAGTCCCACACTACTTGGaatttctgctgtgtttgagcATTAAGATATGGTCACCTGACTCAGGACTCCTTCACCTGAGACTTTGCTAATTGCTTCCAGTCCCATGACCACCTTGAAAGTGGTTTAAGCTAAGATGGCTTATCTTGCTGAGGCATGGTAGGACTGTATGCACAGTCAGTTTTTGCAATCAGCTGTGAGACAGGAGAGGAATTTGCCGACTCACCACAGCTTGCATGTTTGAGATTGTCCATCCTGCCATCTCTGCTTGACTGGGTGCTCTCCGAGGGCCCTCCATCGCCTCACTTGTGTGTTCAGATCATTTCTCTTCCCACACATCGCTGATGCAGGGCACATCACCCAACCCAAGCACTCAGTGAATGCGGGGCGGTGTAGAAACAAGGACATCTCATCAGAACAGTGACAAGCTCCGAGGAGCTGCTGTCCATCTGTCTCGTCCCTTTTGTCCCTGCCCAGGTGCAGTGTTTAACCAGCCTGTAGGCAGCTGGTGGAGAGGCTGTTTAAGGCATGCACCTCCTTTTTGATTTCATGAAAGCTCATTTTCTGCTTGAGGAAAGCTTTTCTCCCTGAGCTGTGATCCCTGCCCGGACCCAAAGAGGGGGAGATGTGCCACATAATGGCACAGAGGGGGATTAGAGAGCCTGGGGgtggaggaagagaaggaggaggcaGGGAAGTGGCAGGGGGCTGAGCACACTTAACACACAAACAGATGTTCTCCTTTCAGCGTGAGCATTGCTTGGCCacagtgctttcatttttctccatttgacACTTAAACCAGGCCTCCTCCACCCTCTCTCTGAGTCTTGCAGGCCCTCTTGTTCCTCTTTCCTAAgcttcaggagaaaataaagcagtgcaaGCAGGAATGGTGCTGGCTGGGAGTGATGGATGTCACAGGAATGCTgattctgctcagtgcagggatCAGCCCCCAGGACCGTCCAAGAGCAAAGCAAGCTTCCCAGACCCTTCGAGGCCACTGGAAGGAAGCAGCATGAAGCAGTGTGAGGGCATGGGgtgcagtggtggtggtggggtcTGCATGCACTGTCTGTGAGGGTTTGGAGAGGCTTTAGTGGGAAAGGAGAGGACTGGGGTAGCCACCgtccctcctctcctctgctgcccagTGCCTGGAATGCAGTAGAAAGCACCAGCTCCACGCCTGATGGTAATGTCCTTTTCTCATCTCTCCAGACGTATGTCTTCACAGATGAAGAAGATGATGCCCTGAAGAGGAGAATGGGTAACCACCTTTCCTATATCACCATCTCTGCCTTCACTATGAGCTAACACGGCCTTTGGAGGAGGCCAGGCATGATGGCTAACTCCAGGCTGTAGCCACACAGTACAAGCAGAATGGGAAAAGACTCTTCTCTGTTTCCTGTACCCTTTCTGGCCATGGGCAGAGTTGTAGTTGATGGGGGATCTAACTTGGGCAggatgctttgctttctctgggCTTTGTCTCTTCGTGGGGGCCACAGTGAAGTAGTGATAAGGGTTCTGATATCTGCAAGGTGCAGATGGCAATTTGGAAAGCAGAGTGCTGAGCTGATGACTAAATTCTTGTCCCCACTATGCCATATtctaagaatcatagaatcgtttgagttggaagggacccttttgtcatctagtccaactccactgcaatgaacagagacatctacaactagatcagggtgctcagatcGGGGTGAATCTTGTGGAGTGAAATCTAGATACGAGAATGCCATGGGCAAGTGCATCTTTCACTAGATCAgcttgctcaaagccccatccaacccaacttTGAGCACTTTCGATGATAGGATGTCCACAAATTCTCTTGTCCTAGCATCTCATCACTTTGACTGTGAAAAATTTCTTATGTACAATTTAATTTGCACTCTTTAAGTTTAAAACCCTTGTTCCCTGTCTTATTGATTGGAAACTGTATGGGAAcagttgaatcacggcctgaacctctgattgaccacctgaggtgagtgctgagtcagccgcaggggcacaggtgaacgcaatttcacctgagtgaccagaaggggtggagcctggctccacccctcctagaccccatttaaggacCGACTCCCATAGAGGTCTCCTATCTGGAGATCCTttctcttggagcccttctgcaagTCCAGAATacgggtaagatctttatttcatttcttctttgtaatgggataatctctctggttctatacctgtttgccatacagagaccaaatgtctttttgtttggATGCGTAAGTGCAGCCTTTCAATGTCTAAAtgggggctgtaagaaagaatgGGACACACTCTTTGGCAAGGTCTGCTAGGgtaggataaggggaaatggtttcaaactaaaagagaggataTTCAGACTGGATGTaagaaaagttttttacaataagggcagtgaggcactagagcaggttgcaagagaggtggtggatgccccatccctctGAACGTTCCAGGTCAAACTGGAGGGGCTTTGAGCACCTTGATCTAGCTGTACGTGTCTTTGCTCACTCCacaggagttggactaggtggcccttaagggccccttccaactcaaatgattctatgattactaACTCTAGTAAGTCTTTGTCTTTCTTACAGGTCCCCTTATATGTTGATACAAATATGAGCTCATATACATGAggatatattatatatatgagcgaagaggaaaagcaaaaataaaatcaaggaaCTGCCTTCCAAGAAGGCTTGTAGGGAGGGAATGTCTTGAGGTTGATGAGGGGAAGTGTTGAGCAGGTGGGAGATGAAACCAACATCACAGCAGGCTTGGACTGAGGGACTATGGTGAATCTGGTCGTGAGCAAACCTCTTCCAGCAAACCTGCCCAGAAGTCCTCTCCATGTCTGTATGGGTCAGCCCTAAGCCACAGCCTTCTCCCTACCCACAGGTGACCATGTGGTGTTCACCAACTGCTCTACTGAGCACAGCCACTCAGCTCTCTCCTGCAAGATGGCTGCGGAGTTTGATGCATTCCTGTCCAGTGACCAGAGGTGAGTTGGGGCTGCTGTGAAAGTGAACTTCTTCTTGGGGATGCTGGCACCTCCTTACTGCACATCTCTTGTATATTCCCTCCTATCTCCCTCCAGCTGGTTCTGCCATTTGGACGATGACAACTATCTGAACCCTGAAGCCCTCCTGAAGCTCCTGTCCTCCTACTCTGCAATGAAGGATGTCTACGTTGGGAAACCCAGCCTGAACCGACCCATTCGAGCCTCTGAAACACTACCTAACAACCAGATGGTACAGTCTGTGGCAGGGTGGGACAGCTGGGGGTTGGTTTTAATGCTCTGACTCATTGACCATAGCTCTACTCCGATGAGAGAAAAGTCCCAAGAGCAATAGACATCAGCTGAAAACTCAGTGGTTTTGTCTGAATGTGGTAGCATGTGTTGACTCATTCCAATCTCACTTGAGGAAGAAAGGTGATGTCCAACAGTTCTGCTGTGCCTTTGGGTACCCATCTGCAGGGAGATCAGCCTGCCTTGCACAGCCCACTTTCCAGTGCAGGAGCTTGGCTGCTCCAAATGGGACATCTGGCACAACTCAGCCTTGGTTTCCAGTTAACCTTTCTTAGCACATGTGCTGTGATTTGGCCAACGGTATCCTCATCCCTGCTggctctttttctctttggttgTGAGTTACATATTAGCAGTCTTTGCTCATCCTGACTTCCCAGCCATATGAGGAGACTGAAATGGGGACTGTGTTGCTGACAGGTGCTTGTactgggcagcagctggggggtGACAATAGGGCTGTTTATCTCTCTGTTAAAGCTGTGTTTGTAGCATTCCCAGCTCAGGGAGCATGGTGTCATCTGAGCCTCTGCCATTGATTTGCTCTGCTGTTTCTCTCCAGAAATCTGTGCGCTTCTGGTTTGCCACAGGAGGAGCTGGGTTCTGCATCAGTCGCAAGCTGGCAAGGAAGATGATGCCTTGGGCCAGGTAAGCTGTGCAGTCACTGGGTAGGTGAGTCTTTGGGATTAggaacacagacacacacaatAACTTCTGCCAGTGTCAAGTCTGGATTTGTGTATGTGATGCTTGCAGGGATGTTTGGAAGGGTGCAAAGAGCCATGCACTTCAATTCCACAAGCATGTGGGACTGGAGGAAGGATGTAGTGAGTGGGTCTCCCACCTGATTAGAGAAAGACAGGAGCAGGCACATCAGCAAACATTATCACACAATGACACACTCCTCCTCCaattccttccagcttctggttATCCCTCaaccttccttcttttttctttcagctttttctggCTCTCTTTGTAAGTGCTCAGATTGAGCTCTGTCTCTTTCCaacctcctctgcctccttcctgATCTAATTTCCAGTTCCCCCACCTTAAACTCTATTCAGCTGCTTACAGTGTCCGTGGTCATCTCCTCAGCTTGATGCATAGAGAATGGCAGTAGGTCTTGGGGACATGTGTTAGCCCAACCTATCTGATGATGTTTTCCAGGATGCCCTAGGTTATCTTTTAGACTGTATCTGCAAACATCAACAGGAATCATCTGTGCCAGCCTTAACCAAATCTTTTCATACTCAGAAAGACAGACCTGGTCCACACTGGGTTGCTCATGGTCCAGTTTTTACTGATTTAGATGAAGACCCTGATACATTCTTTGAGCAAGATCCAGAAAGAATAATGATCTGTTATCTGGGGTAAAATTCAAGTGACAcgtatagaatcatagaattgttagtGTTGGAAAGACCGATGAGATCACCCAGACCAACCATCAGCCTATGCCTGTGGTGGTGATGACatgggacatggtttagttggcatggtggtgatgggttgatggttggtcTTGATGATCTCACTGGTCTTTCCAACACTGACGattaacgattctgtgattctatttatCAGGAATAGCATTGAGCAATTGATGGGACAGTGTGGTTGGACATGGTTGAAGAGCAGACACAACCTCACATTTTTGCAGTAGGACTAAGGGATTTCTTGCCTTGTTTCCAGGTTTACTCTGGTTTTCAGTGGAGTGGTTGCCTATATTTCCCCCTGCCCCTTTACATAACTCATGCAGCCCTGCTCTCTTCCAGTGGCAAGAACTTCCTGAGCACCTCAGAGCTCATCCGTCTGCCAGATGACTGCACCATAGGTTACATCATTGAGTGCAAAGTTggtgggcagctgctgcccaaTAGGCTCTTCCACTCCCACCTGGAGAATCTGCAGCTCATCCCCACCTCTGACCTCATGCAGCAGGTgagcaacagaaacaaaacaagatacATATTTTAGAGGAAGGGGAGGTGGAAAAAGGGGGGGGTTTATGTTGCCAGTTGGTGGCAGTGATGTGAACTGAAACAATTGTCTGCACTTTTGAAGATATTTTGCCAACAAATGTTTCCTTGCAATAAGGAGCAGATGTTGCCTGCAGCACAGATGCCAATTGCAGTGAATCAGTGGTGGATAGCATGTGCAGAGGGAGTGAGGGGAGGATGGGGGCAGACCATGGAGGGATCATGGTATCAGGATGAGGAGAAACACTTACTGGTTGGGAAAGGGTTTTGCACCATGTCTGCCTTGCTTGGGTAGATCAAGTGGTGTAGGTGACTCACGTAGTggaccatagaatcacagaatcatagaatggttttggttggaagagacctttaagatcatccagttccagcccccctgctataggcagggatacctccctctagaccaggcctatccagcctggccttgaatgcttctagGGCTGGGGGCGTTTACAGTATTCTATCatggaaaggaggagaggagagttgGAAGGCAGAGGCCAAGCCACCAGAGATGGAACAAGAATGGGAGATTTTGTCACTCAAAGCAGATTCCTGAACATATCACTTCAccctccctgctcctttctCCCTGCCTCTCTCTGCAGGTCACACTCAGCTATGGTGTCTTTGAGAACAAGCTCAACGTTATCAGACTCAGTGGTCC of the Gallus gallus isolate bGalGal1 chromosome 1, bGalGal1.mat.broiler.GRCg7b, whole genome shotgun sequence genome contains:
- the MFNG gene encoding beta-1,3-N-acetylglucosaminyltransferase manic fringe, with amino-acid sequence MGRRLIRGLSGAAVFLVSVTLLSVRHRGAQETSGYPGLRERMLENPERRTHEGPEDSKEGGGTGQRDLQVHSLDKYKTEGNLTLGDVFVAVKTTKRFHQSRMELLLDTWISRAREQTYVFTDEEDDALKRRMGDHVVFTNCSTEHSHSALSCKMAAEFDAFLSSDQSWFCHLDDDNYLNPEALLKLLSSYSAMKDVYVGKPSLNRPIRASETLPNNQMKSVRFWFATGGAGFCISRKLARKMMPWASGKNFLSTSELIRLPDDCTIGYIIECKVGGQLLPNRLFHSHLENLQLIPTSDLMQQVTLSYGVFENKLNVIRLSGPFSPQEDPSRFRSLHCHLYPDTPWCLQAVGW